CGTCTATTCGTCTATTCGTCTATTCGTCTATTCGTCTATTCGTCTATTCGTCTATCCGTTCACATTTTTCATTGAGGCGCTGTTCGGCATCGGTGCCGCGCATTTGATGGGTGTGTGGGGCTATGCGAGGGGCTACGGTGGTGTATCCCCGGGCGTTTGGTCCCCTGCTTTTTGTTGTGCCTTCCAGGACGGTTTTGAGGTCGGCGATGTCGCCGCGCCAGGATAAGAGGGCGTGGCGCAGTTCGTTGCGGATTTCTCGATGGTCCGGTTGGTGGTAGAGGTCGTTTTGTTCCTGGGGGTCGTTGATGCGGTCAAATAGACGGCCTTCGTCTTCTTCAAAGAAGTAGGCGAGTTTCCAGCGTTTGGTGGCGACGGCGCAGGATTTGTAGAGGGTGGCAACGGCGCAGCGGCGGGGGGATTGTTCGCCTCTGGCGAGTGGGGTGAAGAGGTCGAATCCCTGCATGGAGGGGCATTCGGTGCCGGCAGCCGCGAGGAGGGTTGTGGTGATGTCGTTCCAGATGGCGAAGTCTCGCGTTTCTCCTTGCGGGAGGGTGCCGGGCATGCTCATGATAAAGGGGACGCGCCAGGATTCATCGTAGAAGTTGTGTTTGTCGTTAAAGCCGTGGTCGAAGAATTGCTGCCCGTGATCGGATGTGAAGATGATCAGGGTGTTTTCTCGGAGGTTATTCTGGTCGAGGTAGTCCAGGATGCGACCGAGGAGGGCGTCGCAATACGCGGCATACGCATAATAGGTTTTGCGGAGTTCCATGATGGTGTCGCGGTATTGCGGGTCGTAGATGCGGCCAATGGCTTCTCGCCAGTATTTGATGGTGTTTGGGTCTTCACCCGGATGGCATTCGTTTTCGGGTTTGATGCCGAGCAGGCGTTTGGTGTGTGTGGGCTGGTTTTGTTCTTCGCGGTGGGTGTAATTGAGGTCGGGCAGGTTGTCGCAGTTGTCGTAAAAGGTGAGCCAGTCGCCCGGTGGACATTCGGGTGGATGCGGCGCGGGTAATGAGCAGAAGGCAAAGAAGGGACCCGAATCGCGCTTGACGACCTGGTCGATTTGTTCGATGGTTTGTTTGGCGAAAAAGGTGTCGAGAAAGTGTTCTTCGGGTACGGGTGTGGGCTGTTTGTGGCAGTCCTGGGGTGTGAATCCGTGTTTTGGGATGTATTCTCTGTAGTCGTCCTGACCGATGATGATGTCGAAGGTGTCTGGGGTTTGTCCAAAGTGTTGTTTGCCGACCATGATGTTGGTGTAGCCCTGTTCTTTGAGGAGGTCGGGTAGGGTTGGGAAGTGGGTGAGGCGGGTCATGCCGTTTTCCCATACGCCGTGTATGGGGGTGTGCAGACCGGTGATGAGGCTGCTGCGCGAGGGGTTGCATACGGGTGAGGGCGTGTGTCCCTGTGCGAACATGACGCCTTCGGCTGCGAGGCGATCTGCGTGTGGTGAATGGGCAAACGAACTGCCCATGCAGTTGAGGGTGTCCCAGCGCTGGGTGTCTGTTGTGATGAGTAAGAGGTTGGGGCGTTCGGTCATGTGTGTTCCTTTAATGGAAGTTAGTACTGGCCCGAGAGGTCTGGAACGGTGAATTCGAAGCGTTCTTGGGCGTCTGAAAGCCGTTTTTGCATGTCGGCTACGCGATGGGCATAAGAGGGGTCGGCGATGGCGTTGGTGTATTCGTCGGGGTCGTTGACGAGGTCGTAATATTCGTCGCCTTCGCCTTCGCGGATGTAGTGGATGAGTTTTTCGGTTTGGGTTCTCAAGCAGACCATTGTTGGGAAATACGGATAGGGCGGGTCTTCGAAGTATTCGAAGAAGAGGTCTTGTCGAGGTATTTCGCCTGTGTTGGTCAGAAGTGGCCGCAGGGAGTGGCCGTGGTAGTGGTCGGGTACGCCGAGACCGGATACGTCCATGATGGTTGCC
This window of the Gemmatimonadota bacterium genome carries:
- a CDS encoding sulfatase-like hydrolase/transferase, whose translation is MTERPNLLLITTDTQRWDTLNCMGSSFAHSPHADRLAAEGVMFAQGHTPSPVCNPSRSSLITGLHTPIHGVWENGMTRLTHFPTLPDLLKEQGYTNIMVGKQHFGQTPDTFDIIIGQDDYREYIPKHGFTPQDCHKQPTPVPEEHFLDTFFAKQTIEQIDQVVKRDSGPFFAFCSLPAPHPPECPPGDWLTFYDNCDNLPDLNYTHREEQNQPTHTKRLLGIKPENECHPGEDPNTIKYWREAIGRIYDPQYRDTIMELRKTYYAYAAYCDALLGRILDYLDQNNLRENTLIIFTSDHGQQFFDHGFNDKHNFYDESWRVPFIMSMPGTLPQGETRDFAIWNDITTTLLAAAGTECPSMQGFDLFTPLARGEQSPRRCAVATLYKSCAVATKRWKLAYFFEEDEGRLFDRINDPQEQNDLYHQPDHREIRNELRHALLSWRGDIADLKTVLEGTTKSRGPNARGYTTVAPRIAPHTHQMRGTDAEQRLNEKCERIDE